The following are from one region of the Paenibacillus bovis genome:
- a CDS encoding DEAD/DEAH box helicase, whose product MESKLNFLELGMEEVFNDALTRYGITTPSPVQEETIPLMLAGRDIIAQSQTGSGKTLAYLLPILQKIDPQRKQMQALILAPTQELAMQIVRESERYGEECGITTLGLIGGAAIKRQVEKLKRHPHIAVGTPGRINELINMRKLKMHEVNTIVVDEVDQVLGLGGGADVQRIIKSARRDRQLVFLSATVNDQIRSVAQRDMQDPAVVGIEPERHTASAIEHVYFVTEERNKVDTLRRVLRHYKAPRSIVFVNTTELIAEIESKLDYMGFKVRAIYGDADKVTRSTVLSQFRSGKVEVLVATDVAARGLDIEDLNLVVSLDPAFDAEFYVHRSGRTGRMGKKGVAASIVTDRERFIMRKFAETLNIDLQEQVLESGHVISTDEVKRPVRKPAASRPAKTAPAGQPNEAVEQTSVQPVRTTPSENKAKPSTGGKPAAGRNGAVSKKEGRTKTRKADQKSKGAPKWLKAKREASQDEK is encoded by the coding sequence ATGGAATCAAAATTGAATTTTCTCGAGCTGGGCATGGAAGAAGTATTTAACGATGCACTGACTCGATATGGTATTACAACGCCTTCTCCGGTACAGGAGGAGACCATTCCGCTGATGCTGGCAGGTCGGGATATTATCGCCCAGTCCCAAACCGGCAGCGGCAAGACGCTGGCTTATTTGCTGCCGATTTTGCAGAAGATCGATCCGCAGCGCAAGCAGATGCAGGCGCTGATTCTGGCGCCTACGCAGGAGCTGGCTATGCAGATTGTCCGCGAAAGCGAACGTTACGGCGAGGAGTGCGGTATTACGACGCTGGGACTGATCGGAGGCGCAGCAATCAAGCGTCAGGTCGAGAAACTGAAACGTCATCCGCATATTGCGGTAGGTACACCTGGACGTATCAACGAACTGATCAATATGCGCAAACTGAAAATGCACGAAGTAAATACGATTGTTGTCGATGAAGTCGATCAGGTACTGGGATTGGGCGGCGGTGCCGATGTGCAGCGTATTATCAAAAGCGCGCGTCGTGATCGTCAACTCGTCTTCCTGTCCGCAACCGTTAATGACCAGATTCGCAGTGTCGCCCAGCGGGATATGCAGGACCCGGCTGTTGTCGGTATCGAGCCGGAGCGTCATACCGCATCTGCGATTGAACATGTATACTTTGTGACCGAAGAGCGCAACAAGGTGGATACGCTGCGCCGCGTGCTGCGTCATTACAAGGCTCCGCGTTCGATCGTATTCGTGAATACAACGGAATTGATCGCCGAAATCGAATCCAAGCTCGATTATATGGGCTTCAAAGTACGCGCGATTTACGGGGATGCAGACAAAGTTACCCGCAGTACCGTACTGTCCCAGTTCCGTTCCGGCAAAGTGGAGGTACTGGTCGCGACAGATGTAGCCGCGCGCGGACTGGATATTGAAGACCTGAATCTGGTAGTGAGTCTGGACCCGGCATTTGACGCCGAGTTCTATGTACACCGCAGCGGACGTACCGGCCGTATGGGCAAAAAAGGCGTAGCTGCTTCGATCGTTACCGATCGCGAACGCTTTATTATGCGCAAATTTGCCGAGACGCTGAATATCGATCTGCAGGAGCAGGTGCTCGAATCTGGTCATGTCATAAGCACGGATGAAGTCAAACGTCCGGTTCGCAAGCCGGCAGCATCCCGCCCGGCGAAAACAGCTCCGGCTGGACAGCCGAATGAAGCAGTGGAGCAGACATCCGTACAGCCTGTACGTACAACGCCATCGGAAAATAAAGCCAAACCATCTACTGGCGGTAAGCCGGCAGCTGGCCGAAATGGCGCTGTATCCAAAAAAGAGGGCAGAACCAAAACAAGAAAAGCCGATCAAAAAAGCAAGGGAGCACCAAAATGGCTAAAAGCCAAACGTGAAGCTTCCCAGGATGAAAAGTGA
- a CDS encoding SDR family NAD(P)-dependent oxidoreductase, producing the protein MNLENKVILITGASSGLGAGVAPLLLEQGAIPILTARSEDKLVQLSRGLNGPHEIIRMDVQSAEEIEQAVRQVMDKYGRIDILLNNAGYGQFKSIQEMELEEYSEMMDVNYMGIVRCTRAVLPYMLAAGSGQIVNVASLAGKFATAKSTAYTATKHAVLGFTNSLRQELRGTGITVSSINPGPISTAFFERADPSGEYVRNVSGFMLPPGRVCREIVRVMRKKKEESDLPGIAAFGLRLYTLCPRLVDRLTYRFFDRK; encoded by the coding sequence ATGAATCTGGAAAATAAAGTGATATTGATAACGGGTGCATCCAGCGGTTTGGGTGCAGGAGTAGCGCCGCTGCTGCTGGAGCAGGGAGCAATCCCGATATTGACTGCGCGCTCCGAAGACAAGCTGGTTCAGCTATCGCGGGGACTTAACGGTCCGCATGAGATTATACGGATGGATGTACAGAGTGCCGAGGAAATTGAGCAGGCGGTTCGGCAGGTAATGGACAAGTACGGCCGGATTGATATTCTGCTCAACAATGCAGGCTATGGTCAGTTCAAAAGTATTCAGGAAATGGAACTGGAAGAGTACAGCGAAATGATGGATGTGAATTATATGGGCATCGTTCGCTGTACCCGGGCTGTACTGCCGTATATGCTGGCAGCAGGCAGCGGACAGATCGTCAATGTGGCTTCGCTGGCCGGCAAATTTGCGACAGCCAAATCGACAGCCTACACGGCGACCAAGCATGCAGTTCTCGGCTTTACCAACTCGTTGCGTCAGGAACTGCGCGGTACAGGTATCACAGTTTCTTCCATCAATCCGGGACCGATCAGTACCGCCTTTTTTGAGCGGGCCGATCCTTCTGGCGAGTATGTGCGCAATGTGAGCGGATTTATGCTGCCGCCCGGTCGCGTATGCCGGGAAATCGTACGTGTAATGCGCAAAAAGAAAGAAGAATCGGATCTGCCGGGCATTGCCGCTTTTGGACTACGGCTGTATACGCTTTGTCCACGGCTTGTGGACCGGCTCACCTACCGCTTTTTTGACCGTAAATAA
- a CDS encoding FxLYD domain-containing protein: MIHCHVCGAPQQEDAVFCSRCGIRLTEDTEPDQADATQAAPDALELLQQNILPNQPAEPVAALPAEPVAALLEDTPTAANTESLLPSRHHPRHPMMWITPVLLLLITGAALWWAYQHELQQNQQAIQLQQQAQKLALQSKYKEAENTINQALALRPQEPSFTTDLNLIQKADRLHTKLTAVSGRLKNNQLDSAEHSLGILEKELSGRTEPLFRPEQKLAEQNRNQLSILTIKKELDNLNDVESLAYKLDEVDRLDTKDAQEVHDLIINKIVLLTLKQAEELIQDSSFDEAAQIVQTAIEYTGSQQKLKDMQTRIRSEQQAFEKAEQERIRAAQQMAEAEDLKNRTEGVQVSQVTTSVTEYGDLDTTGIVENTATQPIYGITIHYSLYDANGAYLSSSTTSTDPYYLEPGETASFSAYDYGYGWYDQVQVQLDQVTWYLDEGGSHE; encoded by the coding sequence ATGATACACTGCCATGTTTGTGGTGCACCACAGCAGGAAGATGCGGTCTTCTGCAGCCGCTGCGGTATAAGGCTCACTGAAGACACAGAACCGGATCAGGCCGACGCCACCCAAGCTGCGCCCGATGCACTGGAGCTGCTGCAGCAAAATATTCTACCGAATCAGCCAGCAGAACCAGTTGCAGCCTTACCAGCAGAACCAGTTGCAGCCTTATTAGAAGACACACCGACTGCAGCCAACACCGAAAGTTTGCTTCCATCGCGTCATCATCCTCGTCATCCGATGATGTGGATTACACCTGTTCTACTGCTATTGATTACAGGTGCAGCTCTATGGTGGGCCTACCAGCATGAGCTGCAGCAGAATCAGCAGGCTATCCAGCTGCAGCAGCAAGCCCAAAAACTGGCGCTGCAGAGCAAATACAAAGAAGCCGAAAATACGATTAACCAGGCCCTGGCTCTGCGGCCGCAAGAACCATCCTTTACCACCGATCTGAATCTGATCCAAAAGGCAGATCGGCTCCATACCAAGCTGACTGCCGTCTCCGGTCGATTAAAAAATAATCAGCTCGACAGCGCCGAACACTCTCTCGGTATTCTGGAAAAAGAATTGTCGGGACGCACCGAGCCGCTATTTCGGCCCGAACAGAAACTGGCCGAGCAGAATCGGAATCAATTATCGATCCTGACAATCAAAAAAGAGCTCGACAACCTGAATGATGTGGAGTCGCTCGCCTACAAACTGGACGAAGTAGATCGACTGGACACCAAGGATGCCCAAGAAGTACATGATTTGATTATTAACAAAATCGTGCTGCTGACACTCAAACAAGCCGAAGAGCTGATCCAGGACAGCAGCTTCGATGAAGCCGCCCAAATCGTGCAAACTGCGATCGAGTACACCGGCTCCCAGCAGAAACTCAAAGATATGCAGACCCGGATTCGTTCCGAGCAGCAAGCTTTTGAAAAAGCGGAGCAAGAGCGCATACGTGCTGCCCAGCAGATGGCAGAAGCCGAAGATCTCAAAAATCGTACAGAAGGTGTACAGGTCAGTCAAGTAACGACCAGTGTTACCGAGTATGGGGATCTGGACACAACCGGTATCGTAGAGAATACGGCGACCCAGCCGATCTATGGCATCACAATCCATTATTCCCTATATGATGCGAATGGCGCTTATCTCTCTTCTTCCACGACCTCCACGGATCCCTATTATCTGGAGCCGGGGGAAACAGCTTCCTTTAGCGCGTATGACTACGGCTATGGCTGGTATGATCAGGTGCAGGTACAGCTCGATCAAGTGACCTGGTATCTGGATGAAGGAGGTTCCCATGAATAA
- a CDS encoding S1C family serine protease yields MNKGWIISIVSSVLIVGAGLGGYAYINRTIPAQLTTKPLLAATASSAASKPNSLKTIIHESQKKVVMIRQEDGILGSGFLYNTSGDVITNAHVVAGTKNVEVKTADARSLKGTVIGIGTDTDIAVVRVPELADTKPLALAAASKADVGDNVLALGSPLGFQNTVTTGIISGVGRDLTIDPYIYRNLYQISAPIAPGNSGGPLIDAATGEVIGINSAAATESNSIGFSIPVSEIKDMVTEWSAHPVQNLPKTASTDTGAGEEQLSLTDEAEYVVSYFYDSLNARDYVTAYSLLGSRWQGKLAYAKFREGYLNTGTVTVDRISSEREGDQAIVSMRITAEERKDTGTVYTSYQINYTAGYENNVLKILSGKAEKVK; encoded by the coding sequence ATGAATAAAGGATGGATTATCAGTATCGTATCCAGTGTACTTATCGTTGGCGCCGGTCTGGGTGGCTATGCCTACATTAACCGGACCATACCTGCACAGCTGACTACCAAACCGCTGCTGGCAGCCACAGCATCGTCAGCTGCATCCAAACCGAATTCGCTTAAGACGATCATTCATGAATCACAGAAAAAGGTCGTCATGATCCGCCAGGAAGACGGCATTCTCGGATCGGGATTTCTGTATAATACATCCGGCGATGTGATTACCAACGCCCATGTAGTTGCAGGCACCAAAAATGTAGAAGTCAAAACCGCCGATGCCCGGTCGCTGAAAGGTACCGTTATCGGCATAGGAACGGATACTGATATTGCTGTTGTACGCGTTCCCGAACTGGCAGATACCAAGCCGCTAGCGCTGGCAGCAGCGTCCAAAGCCGATGTAGGTGATAATGTACTCGCTCTGGGCAGTCCGCTCGGATTTCAAAATACGGTGACCACCGGTATTATCAGCGGTGTCGGTCGTGATCTGACGATTGATCCCTACATTTACCGGAATCTGTATCAAATCTCTGCACCGATTGCACCGGGTAACAGCGGCGGTCCTCTGATCGATGCTGCTACCGGTGAAGTGATCGGTATTAATTCGGCGGCAGCTACAGAATCGAATTCGATTGGTTTCAGTATCCCTGTCTCCGAAATCAAGGATATGGTCACCGAGTGGTCAGCGCATCCTGTACAGAATCTGCCGAAGACTGCATCCACCGATACCGGTGCCGGGGAAGAACAGCTCTCCCTTACCGATGAAGCAGAATATGTGGTGAGCTACTTTTATGACAGTCTTAATGCCCGCGATTATGTTACGGCCTATTCACTGCTGGGCAGCCGCTGGCAGGGCAAGCTCGCTTATGCCAAGTTCCGTGAAGGTTATCTGAATACCGGCACAGTAACTGTCGATCGCATTTCTTCCGAGCGCGAGGGAGATCAGGCAATCGTCTCGATGCGGATTACTGCTGAAGAGCGCAAAGATACAGGTACGGTCTACACCTCGTATCAGATCAATTACACTGCCGGTTACGAGAATAATGTACTGAAAATTCTTAGCGGCAAAGCCGAGAAAGTCAAATAA
- a CDS encoding chemotaxis protein CheX, whose amino-acid sequence MKAEVINPFLEAARLVIGQVVQVAPSTGNLGIKDIEMADNHIWIQIGMTGQMSGDIIFGIHESVALRMVSAMMGGFVMTEMDEMGQSAISELGNMISGNASTILSNQGVTVDITPPKVMKTSAITFTAAKALTIPLIMEGIGELDIQVMVS is encoded by the coding sequence ATGAAGGCGGAAGTTATTAATCCATTTTTGGAAGCAGCAAGGTTGGTTATCGGGCAGGTGGTTCAGGTAGCCCCTTCTACCGGAAATCTAGGGATCAAGGATATTGAGATGGCAGACAACCATATCTGGATTCAGATTGGCATGACCGGACAAATGAGCGGCGATATTATTTTTGGTATTCATGAAAGTGTAGCTTTGCGTATGGTCTCGGCAATGATGGGCGGATTTGTCATGACAGAGATGGACGAGATGGGACAAAGCGCCATTTCCGAGCTCGGTAATATGATCAGCGGCAATGCCAGTACCATTTTGTCCAATCAGGGTGTAACAGTAGATATTACGCCTCCAAAAGTAATGAAAACAAGTGCAATTACCTTCACTGCAGCCAAAGCATTGACTATTCCATTGATTATGGAAGGTATTGGCGAACTGGATATTCAGGTTATGGTATCCTGA
- a CDS encoding LysR family transcriptional regulator, whose protein sequence is MNISQLETLLTISRTMSFRKAGELLNLTQPAVSAQIKSLEDEFKTLLVNRNQPVTLTDQGTVFLEHAEQILTIVEQLKQRLSDLDETPQGRILLGTTTSIAIQILPRVLSYFQNQFPLIKTMIHSMSSSQVYHSVENGIVDVGIGYLIERNPNLETSILYYDMFELVVSPQHPLARTRKATIHDLENLPLIMLSPDTVGRRFVDDVFKAHQIVPQVMMELSSSEEVKRMVEIDLGAAIISRQSITSELKHGTLVMIPMPEFEVSHPVGLIYKSGRYLNSAMRQFLNDLKGMPEDHFTSPE, encoded by the coding sequence ATGAATATCAGTCAATTGGAGACATTATTGACCATTTCGCGGACGATGAGCTTCCGTAAGGCAGGTGAATTGCTTAATCTGACACAGCCTGCGGTCTCCGCTCAGATCAAAAGCCTCGAAGATGAATTCAAGACCCTGCTCGTCAACCGCAATCAGCCGGTTACGCTTACGGATCAGGGTACCGTATTTCTGGAGCACGCCGAACAAATTTTGACGATTGTGGAACAGCTCAAGCAGCGGCTGTCCGATCTGGATGAGACACCCCAGGGACGCATTCTGCTGGGCACAACTACCTCGATTGCGATTCAGATTCTGCCGCGGGTTTTGTCCTATTTTCAGAATCAGTTCCCGTTGATCAAAACGATGATTCATTCGATGTCTTCTTCCCAGGTCTATCACAGTGTGGAAAACGGGATTGTGGATGTCGGCATCGGTTATCTGATCGAGCGCAATCCGAATCTGGAGACGTCTATCCTCTATTATGATATGTTCGAACTGGTCGTCTCTCCCCAGCATCCCCTGGCACGTACCCGCAAGGCCACGATCCACGATCTGGAGAATCTTCCTCTGATTATGCTGTCTCCGGATACCGTCGGTAGACGTTTTGTCGATGACGTGTTCAAAGCGCACCAGATTGTGCCCCAGGTAATGATGGAACTGTCCAGCAGCGAGGAAGTAAAACGAATGGTCGAGATTGATCTTGGCGCAGCGATTATTTCCAGACAGTCGATTACGAGTGAGCTGAAGCATGGCACACTTGTGATGATTCCGATGCCGGAGTTTGAAGTCAGTCATCCGGTAGGTCTGATCTACAAATCCGGACGTTATCTCAATTCGGCGATGCGCCAGTTTCTCAATGATCTCAAAGGGATGCCGGAAGATCATTTTACGAGTCCGGAATAA
- a CDS encoding histidinol-phosphatase: MRFDLHTHHYRCGHAVGDIRDYIEAAIAADLQVIGISDHTPYFGSDEDQPFPNTTMGKSELKNYVQEVLDLQKEYAGKIDVLLGIESDYFPDHARLYQQTLSQYPFDYIIGSVHFSDGYSIFDRTRWEGMDTAAQVAAKTEYFRLIGESAKSGMFQILGHIDAMKSNYPAFTEIQAPQALDQMLQTIAESGVAIEVNTSGKIKVCGLWHPVDDILERAHHFGVEVSFGSDSHIAQRVGDDLDLVAQKLRDIGYTEWVYYKQKQRQAVAL; this comes from the coding sequence ATGAGATTTGACCTGCACACCCACCATTACCGCTGCGGTCACGCAGTCGGTGATATTCGTGATTATATTGAAGCGGCGATTGCCGCAGATCTTCAGGTGATCGGTATTTCCGATCATACACCGTATTTTGGTTCTGATGAGGATCAGCCTTTTCCCAATACAACGATGGGCAAAAGTGAACTGAAAAATTATGTACAGGAAGTACTGGATCTGCAAAAAGAATACGCCGGCAAAATCGATGTACTGCTCGGTATTGAATCGGACTACTTCCCGGATCATGCCCGGCTGTATCAGCAGACACTGTCCCAGTACCCTTTTGACTATATTATTGGCTCCGTGCATTTCAGCGATGGATACAGCATATTCGACCGTACCCGCTGGGAAGGCATGGATACCGCAGCCCAGGTAGCTGCCAAAACGGAATATTTCCGTCTGATCGGCGAATCCGCCAAAAGCGGCATGTTCCAGATCCTCGGTCATATCGATGCAATGAAAAGCAATTATCCTGCTTTTACAGAGATTCAGGCTCCGCAGGCGCTGGACCAGATGCTACAGACGATTGCCGAATCCGGTGTAGCTATTGAAGTGAATACATCCGGCAAAATCAAAGTATGCGGACTCTGGCATCCGGTGGATGATATCCTGGAGCGCGCCCATCATTTTGGCGTAGAAGTATCCTTTGGTTCGGATTCCCATATTGCCCAGCGCGTCGGAGACGATCTCGATCTGGTCGCACAGAAGCTGCGCGATATCGGTTATACCGAATGGGTCTATTACAAGCAAAAGCAGCGTCAGGCGGTTGCCCTGTAA
- a CDS encoding DMT family transporter, producing the protein MSGERWFTSPIGVLVSSLIAVVLWGSALPFIKLSYQHLGIGSHDLFAQWLFAGYRFALAGLLLILLSYILKPRGQKIPRIPAGRLSMLALLQTLLQYILVYAALGLGSGITMSIIAGSTSLFQLLAVRWMERTEKLSARKWIGLLLGFSGITVMGMAQGNELRLVFGLAELLMLLSALSGGVGNVLARREAAVEPVISLTGRQMFWGGLGLLVLGCASGDPVPFEWDLVGIGMLLYLAVVSAGAFALWNMVMKYNEVGKVSMYLFLTPLFGVVLSAVWLGEHISLWALVALSLVAASILLVNRQRKIAASQT; encoded by the coding sequence ATGAGCGGCGAACGCTGGTTTACCAGTCCTATCGGTGTACTCGTCAGTTCGCTGATCGCTGTTGTTCTATGGGGAAGCGCACTGCCATTTATCAAGCTAAGCTATCAGCATCTGGGCATCGGTTCGCATGATCTGTTTGCCCAGTGGCTGTTTGCAGGGTACAGGTTTGCGCTGGCAGGACTGCTGCTGATCCTGTTATCTTATATTCTCAAGCCGCGCGGACAGAAAATCCCCCGAATACCGGCTGGCAGATTGAGTATGCTGGCCCTGCTGCAGACGCTGCTGCAGTATATTCTGGTCTATGCTGCGCTGGGACTCGGATCGGGAATTACCATGTCTATTATTGCGGGTTCGACTTCGCTGTTTCAGCTGCTGGCGGTACGGTGGATGGAACGAACAGAAAAGCTGTCTGCTCGCAAATGGATAGGGCTGCTGCTCGGGTTCTCCGGCATTACAGTGATGGGAATGGCGCAGGGCAATGAACTTCGGCTTGTGTTCGGACTGGCGGAGCTGCTGATGCTGCTGTCTGCACTGTCCGGAGGCGTAGGCAACGTGCTGGCACGCCGTGAAGCTGCTGTAGAGCCGGTGATCAGTCTGACCGGTCGTCAGATGTTCTGGGGTGGCCTGGGACTGCTGGTGCTTGGTTGTGCTTCGGGGGATCCGGTTCCTTTTGAATGGGATCTGGTAGGGATTGGCATGCTGCTGTATCTGGCTGTTGTCTCGGCAGGAGCTTTTGCCCTCTGGAATATGGTGATGAAATACAATGAAGTGGGCAAAGTATCCATGTATCTGTTTCTGACGCCTTTATTTGGCGTGGTACTGTCAGCGGTATGGCTGGGTGAGCATATTTCCCTGTGGGCGCTCGTAGCGCTTAGCCTTGTTGCAGCAAGTATTCTGCTAGTGAATCGTCAGCGCAAAATAGCAGCTTCGCAGACATAA
- a CDS encoding GNAT family N-acetyltransferase: protein MAMLSKQELKKGIPELQTDRLILRRLTAADIERWWEYASDPQVITYLYGSPQIKEYQALQPDRLGRRVEEAFRSMTSIHFAVTSKEDGTMYGVCSFQRWDEHAARAEIGFALSQPFWGKGYATEAVGRLVTFGFEEMGLSHIVGRCHVKNQLSIRVLEKNGMRQQPPANPGIKSYWQEMGIIVYSVANSEFVLRKERASMHSQVRDDLGGSVSS, encoded by the coding sequence ATGGCGATGCTGAGTAAACAGGAATTGAAAAAAGGAATTCCCGAGCTGCAGACCGATCGGCTGATTTTGCGTCGTCTGACTGCAGCGGATATTGAGCGCTGGTGGGAATATGCCAGTGATCCGCAGGTAATTACATATCTGTACGGTTCGCCCCAGATCAAGGAGTATCAGGCGCTGCAACCGGATCGTCTGGGCCGGAGAGTGGAAGAAGCTTTTCGCAGTATGACGTCTATTCATTTTGCTGTTACCTCCAAAGAAGATGGCACGATGTATGGCGTATGTTCCTTTCAGCGCTGGGATGAACATGCAGCCCGCGCCGAGATCGGGTTTGCCCTGTCCCAACCATTCTGGGGTAAAGGTTACGCGACAGAGGCGGTAGGTCGCCTGGTAACCTTCGGATTTGAGGAAATGGGACTGTCTCATATCGTGGGACGCTGCCATGTCAAAAATCAGCTATCGATACGCGTACTGGAGAAAAACGGAATGCGTCAGCAGCCGCCTGCCAATCCGGGGATCAAAAGCTACTGGCAGGAGATGGGCATTATCGTATATTCGGTAGCCAACAGCGAATTTGTTCTGCGCAAGGAGCGGGCATCCATGCATTCGCAAGTACGCGATGATCTTGGCGGTTCCGTCTCTTCATGA
- a CDS encoding metallophosphoesterase family protein: protein MERIALVSDIHGNYPAWQAVLEDIERRGIRRIFCLGDLVGKGPDTVRITESVRERCEVVIRGNWEELIVRMSGDDELFGWHARQLGTERLDYLDSLPLRHDFMLSGRLVSLVHASPESVFQRVQPWDSLEQRLAMFAPVPGEETSTPRVPDIVGYGDIHNAYLQYLEGRMLFNTGSVGNPLDLPEASYAILEGDYLSDKKSPYYLQFARVPYDIEQAVADARAAGIPALDYYIKELRTGVYRGLQT, encoded by the coding sequence ATGGAACGCATTGCACTTGTATCCGATATTCACGGCAACTATCCTGCCTGGCAGGCAGTGCTGGAAGATATCGAACGCCGCGGAATCCGGCGTATTTTTTGTCTGGGGGATCTTGTTGGCAAAGGGCCGGATACCGTCCGTATTACCGAAAGTGTACGGGAACGCTGTGAAGTAGTTATTCGCGGCAATTGGGAAGAGCTGATCGTACGGATGAGCGGAGATGATGAGCTGTTCGGCTGGCATGCGCGGCAGCTGGGTACCGAACGTCTGGATTATCTGGATTCACTGCCGCTTCGTCATGACTTTATGCTGAGCGGACGGTTGGTCTCACTTGTACATGCATCGCCGGAAAGTGTATTCCAGCGTGTGCAGCCATGGGATTCGCTGGAGCAACGTCTGGCGATGTTCGCTCCTGTACCGGGTGAAGAAACTTCTACACCACGAGTACCGGATATTGTAGGTTATGGAGATATTCATAATGCGTACCTGCAGTATCTGGAAGGGCGGATGCTGTTCAATACAGGCAGTGTAGGCAATCCGCTCGACTTGCCGGAAGCATCCTATGCTATTCTGGAGGGAGACTATTTGTCTGATAAGAAATCGCCTTATTATCTGCAATTCGCCCGTGTGCCCTATGATATTGAGCAGGCGGTAGCGGATGCGCGGGCAGCAGGGATTCCTGCATTGGACTATTATATCAAGGAGCTGCGCACCGGTGTCTACCGGGGATTGCAGACCTGA
- a CDS encoding metallophosphoesterase, producing MNRAEDSLAEKEEPRLNDQYTLNAIGRGRAGSLIKPGLYSMSRRQFLKGSAAALAALGAGGAGYTWLGEPNWLEKVYIELELTQLPASLNGMKLIQFSDMHLGLGNHAKDLEQLADIIMGEQPDMICFTGDMVDDEAAVLQPGIGALRRMKAPLGQYAVLGNHDYLQDALAVSRMMEEGGFRLLMNDNHQIRREDGILAIAGLDDQLLGNPDIHKGAAGIPTEACRILLMHEPDYADRIPAELNFHLQLSGHSHGGQIRLPMFGAVITPRGSRKYIMGWYQAGPTGQLPLYVNRGIGMSQLPVRFMCRPELTIFTLKRKPV from the coding sequence ATGAATAGAGCTGAAGACAGCCTAGCGGAGAAGGAGGAACCCCGCCTGAATGATCAATATACACTAAACGCTATAGGCCGCGGGAGAGCCGGCTCTCTGATCAAGCCGGGTCTGTATTCGATGTCACGCAGACAATTTCTGAAAGGAAGTGCCGCTGCGCTGGCTGCACTCGGTGCAGGCGGAGCCGGTTATACATGGCTTGGCGAACCCAATTGGCTGGAAAAGGTATATATCGAGCTGGAACTAACGCAGCTGCCAGCCAGTCTGAACGGGATGAAGCTGATACAGTTCAGCGATATGCATCTTGGACTGGGCAACCATGCCAAGGATCTGGAGCAGCTGGCAGATATCATTATGGGCGAACAGCCGGATATGATTTGCTTTACCGGTGATATGGTGGATGACGAGGCAGCTGTACTCCAGCCCGGCATTGGTGCACTCCGGCGCATGAAAGCTCCGCTTGGACAATATGCGGTGCTTGGCAACCATGACTATCTGCAGGATGCGCTGGCGGTATCGCGAATGATGGAAGAAGGCGGGTTCCGATTGTTGATGAATGATAATCATCAGATTCGCCGAGAGGATGGCATACTGGCCATTGCCGGTCTGGATGATCAACTGCTCGGCAATCCGGATATACATAAAGGAGCAGCAGGCATCCCCACAGAAGCCTGCCGGATTCTGCTGATGCATGAACCTGACTACGCGGATCGTATACCTGCAGAGCTGAACTTCCATTTGCAGCTGTCCGGCCACAGTCATGGCGGCCAGATTCGTCTGCCGATGTTCGGGGCAGTCATCACACCGAGAGGATCACGCAAATATATTATGGGCTGGTATCAGGCCGGACCGACAGGACAGCTGCCGCTTTATGTAAACAGGGGGATCGGCATGTCCCAGCTGCCGGTCCGTTTTATGTGCCGTCCGGAATTGACCATTTTTACCCTGAAAAGAAAGCCGGTATAA